The nucleotide window CAACTGGGAAAGTTAAATATTCAGAAAAGTATACTATTTATGGTCTACAACAATGCACTAGAGACATCTCTGAAAGTAACTGCAATAATTGTTTGAATTCTGCTCTTGCTGATCTTTCGGAATGCTGCTCTTCTCACCAAGGTGGAACTGTTGTTAGTAGGAATTGTAATGTGAGGTTTGAACTGTACTCATTTTTTAACGACACGTCGAGTTCTCTGTTAAATTTCCCATATTCCAAAGGTTAGGGACTTCAAacgtttttctttcttcttttggttaaTCATCTTATGTATGCATATTGTTGAAACATTGAGTATATACCTCTAGTAAGAGCCTTACTACATTGTAGAACTTGAATCAAAAGGAGGTCACTGAGTTCTAACAATCTAAAATTTGATAATGTTCATGGTAAATTGTAACTCACGGAAGTTCTTCCTATTAAAAAGCAGGGGATAAATGGAAGACTTGGAAGGTGGTGGCTACATGTGCATCCATCATACTATTAGTGGTCATTTCATTTTATGCTTTCCATCGTCGGATGAAAAAGGGATTAGAAAACATCGAAGGTACATGGATTGAAACTGGGAAATGCTTCTGGACTTGTATAGGAATACAAactaatttttacttttttacttttttactttttttctttctgcagatgaagaaaaaagtgAGCAAGTACTATTACATGATTTGACAAGCCCCACTGGAGTCACAATCACAGTAGAAGGCAAATTCGTAAGTTCTGAGGAGCTAGCCTTCATAGATCTAGCTACTATAAAAATAGCAACTAATGACTTCTCAGATTCAAATAAGCTTGGACAAGGTGGGTTTGGTACTGTTTACAAGGTAATACTATGTCCTATGGTTCTAATTCTAAATGAGTTTAGTATTGATTCACAGGCCAATACTTGTATCTGATTTGGGAAATATTTTTTCAGGGTTTGCTACCAGATGGGAAAGAAGTAGCTGTTAAAAGACTGTCAAGGAAGTCATGGCAAGGCTTGGAGGAGTTTAAGAATGAGGTCATACTCATTGCAAAACTTCAACACAGAAACCTTGTGCGGCTCTTGGCATGTGGCtttgagggagaggaaaagcTGCTGTTGTATGAGTTCATGCCAAATAAAAGCCTAGATGTCTTCATCTTTGGTTGGTTCAAGTTTCAACCTAGCCTACTCTTCTGCTATAAATGTTCTTTAATCCTTATATGATTTCACCATGCAGACACATTTCAACTTGATGGCCTGTACTGAATTTGATTAGTACCATTGAATTTCAGATTCGGAAAGACGAGCTGAACTCAATTGGAAAATATATTACAGCATTATTGAAGGCATTGCCAGAGGACTTCTGTATCTCCATGAGGACTCGCGGCTCAAAATCATTCACAGGGATTTGAAGCCCAGCAATGTCCTGTTGGACCATGAAATGGTTGCCAAAATATCAGACTTTGGCATGGCAAGGATCTTTTGTGAAAACCAGAACACAGCTAACACTAAAAAAGTTGTAGGAACGTAGTGAGTTTGCTTCTTAAATTGACATCTCCTTTATTTATATCTAGAGTCCTATAACTTCCTTCCAGCAAGAgcatttcaaatttaattgcGAAGAGAATTTTGCTAACTAATGCTAGCTTATTCTACATGAAACAGTGGCTACATGGCTCCGGAGTATGCAATGGAGGGTCTATTTTCTGTAAAATCTGATGTTTACAGCTTTGGGGTAATCTTGCTAGAGATTATTAGTGGGAAAAGGAATAGTGGGTTCTATCTCACAGAACATGCCAAGACACTCGTTGCATATGTATGTTTCTTTGTCTACTTTGATAACAGTCTTAGTTCACTGAGTTTGATACATAataatttcttatttgtttcttaattaattgataGGCATGGAGACTATGGAAAGATGGAAAAGAATTGGAATTTGTGGAACCTTTGTTGATGGAATCTTGGCCAACAGCAGAGGTTTTGAAATGCATGCACATTGCGCTTTTATGTGTCCAGGAAGACCCTGAAGAGAGGCCTACAATGTCAGCTGTGGTTGTATTGCTTGGAAGTGAATCAATAGATCTTCCTGAGCCAAAGCAACCGGCAATATTTTCCGTAGGTAGAATTCCAATTGGCGAGTCTAAAACTGATCCTACTTCAAACGGGCTCACTCTTTCTATTGTTTCGCCACGGTGAACGCAGACAAGATTGCGAATTCGCTTGCTCTCATGCCGCAAGATTGTAAATTGAAAACTGTAGCATAAGTGTCTTTAACATAGGAGATACGATGTGATTTGTATATATAGCTCTAAATTAGACATTTGCTTGCGTCCAAAGTTTGTATATATAGTTCTAAATTAGACATTTGCTAATAGACAAGAAAAAGCTTTGAAGCGGCTAAAGATCCCAGACTACATATATAAGACATGATATAATGATCATaccaaagattaattaaagagCAAGGGCTTGATGATCCATCAATATCATAcccctttgtttttgtttctctcaCATCCGAGAATTATAGGCTCCCttcttataatatatatatggtataACAGGGGTTTTGGGTacatttactctttttttaacttttataataaaatttgttcATACATGACTTTGAAAAACTATTTGCTTGCCTTGTACGTAATTGGAACTGTATATCATGGCAGTGGAGACAGAACATGTTATCAGCATTTGCTTATGCGCTAAGTGGGACTGATGGAGGAATTAATATCAGGAGGCTCTCTCAATCAGCAAAACAGAGACCCAGCCCAGGGAACTAGGCTCTGCTCCTAGCAATTTGACGACTCGGGAACTATCGAAATGGCCGCCCAGCTAACTTGTTTTCAAAGGACAAGTTAGGTAGAGGCGGATTCGGTGAAGTTTCcaaatgaagaaactttttAGGTTTTCATCCCACAAAATGTGCACCCACTCTCAAACTAGCTAATGTAGCTATCAATGTAAGAGTTTTTACATGCATGCTTGAAATGTATTAATTGCAGGCTTGGCAATTATGGAGCGAAACAAAGGGGTTGGAGTTGATGGATCCGTTGTTGACACTCGAAAGACTCATGCAGTCCAAATGAATTTTAGCGATACATCCATATTGGATTATTGTGtgttgaagaagaggaaaacaaCAGGCCAACCATGTCATTGCTTGTTGTAATGTTAAACGGTCTTGCCCAACGGCACTTCACAAACTGTAAACAGGATTAAGGGACAAGGCcgaaaacataaacaaaacaagtatCCAGAGCAAATGAACCAAAGCAGGCCCAATACATACAGAACAACAAAACAAGACCCGGCTGGAGAAATATAAAATCCCTTTTGGCACTTCCGTCTCCATCGTCTTCATTTCGACGAATTTGACTCAGATGGTGACAGGTGAAGTGAGATTTAATCGTCAACACACGGAAACATTAAAAAGTCGTTTGACTTTAGAGTCGTGCCGTGACTTTTCTGAAACTTTCACATGTAATATGTTCCTACTTTTCTACTTGTAATATtcttgagaagaagaagaataataataatgaatatCAATATGATAatatctccctctctctctctccccaaacAAAACTGGCCTCACTCCCGTCCCCATTTTCCTCTGTttcaaacttttgtttttttgtcttttatttcattgtctcttcttcctcttcttttttctatgaATTTGATGATAAGACAACCACCACTGAAATAGAAACAACGAGGGACTAGCTATCTTAATTAGCTAAGCATAGGGGGCTGGGCTGGGCTGGCTTCGTCAACGTCAAAATGCTTCCCATGAATAATCTGATGTTTGTTTCGATTCTCTCCTCCATATGTGTTGTTACTCTGCTCAGCTTTCCCAGCCCCGCTGAAGCTGCTGACCTCAGCCATTTCTGCCCAAACACCACCACCTTCACCCCAAACTCCACATTCCAGTCCAACCTCAACCGCCTTCTCTCCACCCTATCCTCCAACGCCACCCATCCCTCCGGCTTCTACAACGCCAccgcctcctcctcctccccaAACGACACCGTCTACGGCCTCTTCCTCTGCCGCGGCGACGTCGCCGCCGACGCTTGCAAAACCTGCGTCTCCACCGCAACCTCCGAGGCCGTCCAGCGCTGCCCCACTGAGAAACAGGTTATCATCTGGTACGACGACTGCATGCTGCGCTATTCCAACGAGTCCTTCTTTTCCACCGCCGCCGAGTCG belongs to Prunus persica cultivar Lovell chromosome G4, Prunus_persica_NCBIv2, whole genome shotgun sequence and includes:
- the LOC18779698 gene encoding cysteine-rich receptor-like protein kinase 15 isoform X1, with amino-acid sequence MDKDRLPVMLFTIITLLMPASLSAVDPLSIFCSTDARNYTPNSQFENNLKQLLESLSFNTSISGGFYNDTIGDGPSMVYGQSLCRWDVNSTVCQNCVNEASQEIFKSCKATDAMIWYEFCQIQYSYQISFSLMVYTGKYPDKNNEEKTVSNPHHFKDVLMYLMRNLSGEAAFNSSKHMFATGKVKYSEKYTIYGLQQCTRDISESNCNNCLNSALADLSECCSSHQGGTVVSRNCNVRFELYSFFNDTSSSLLNFPYSKGDKWKTWKVVATCASIILLVVISFYAFHRRMKKGLENIEDEEKSEQVLLHDLTSPTGVTITVEGKFVSSEELAFIDLATIKIATNDFSDSNKLGQGGFGTVYKGLLPDGKEVAVKRLSRKSWQGLEEFKNEVILIAKLQHRNLVRLLACGFEGEEKLLLYEFMPNKSLDVFIFDSERRAELNWKIYYSIIEGIARGLLYLHEDSRLKIIHRDLKPSNVLLDHEMVAKISDFGMARIFCENQNTANTKKVVGTYGYMAPEYAMEGLFSVKSDVYSFGVILLEIISGKRNSGFYLTEHAKTLVAYAWRLWKDGKELEFVEPLLMESWPTAEVLKCMHIALLCVQEDPEERPTMSAVVVLLGSESIDLPEPKQPAIFSVGRIPIGESKTDPTSNGLTLSIVSPR
- the LOC18779698 gene encoding putative receptor-like protein kinase At4g00960 isoform X2; its protein translation is MYLMRNLSGEAAFNSSKHMFATGKVKYSEKYTIYGLQQCTRDISESNCNNCLNSALADLSECCSSHQGGTVVSRNCNVRFELYSFFNDTSSSLLNFPYSKGDKWKTWKVVATCASIILLVVISFYAFHRRMKKGLENIEDEEKSEQVLLHDLTSPTGVTITVEGKFVSSEELAFIDLATIKIATNDFSDSNKLGQGGFGTVYKGLLPDGKEVAVKRLSRKSWQGLEEFKNEVILIAKLQHRNLVRLLACGFEGEEKLLLYEFMPNKSLDVFIFDSERRAELNWKIYYSIIEGIARGLLYLHEDSRLKIIHRDLKPSNVLLDHEMVAKISDFGMARIFCENQNTANTKKVVGTYGYMAPEYAMEGLFSVKSDVYSFGVILLEIISGKRNSGFYLTEHAKTLVAYAWRLWKDGKELEFVEPLLMESWPTAEVLKCMHIALLCVQEDPEERPTMSAVVVLLGSESIDLPEPKQPAIFSVGRIPIGESKTDPTSNGLTLSIVSPR